In Desulfosediminicola ganghwensis, a single window of DNA contains:
- the truA gene encoding tRNA pseudouridine(38-40) synthase TruA, with protein MTAERNIKLSIAFDGTDFNGWQRQKHDVTIQGEIEKCLATMTNCQTDLHGAGRTDAGVHADQMIAHFSTTSGISTAAFRKGLNSMLPYAIRILAAEEVPLDFHSRFSAKGKQYQYSLYTGEVMPPTERLYALHAPFYLDFDRIRECLDLLIGTHDFSSFENSGSRDKEKESRKGAVRTIMVAKVDNLDKYRYNFTFIGEGFLRHMVRNIVGTLLEVGKGRRTVNEFGHALQAKDRSAGGATAPAHGLRLIKVLY; from the coding sequence ATGACAGCAGAACGCAACATAAAGCTTTCTATTGCCTTTGACGGTACCGACTTCAATGGCTGGCAACGTCAGAAACACGACGTTACCATTCAGGGCGAAATAGAGAAATGCCTCGCCACCATGACCAACTGCCAGACAGATCTGCATGGCGCCGGCAGGACTGATGCCGGTGTCCACGCTGATCAAATGATTGCCCATTTTTCTACCACGTCAGGTATCTCGACCGCCGCATTTCGTAAAGGGCTCAATTCCATGCTCCCTTATGCGATCAGAATCTTAGCTGCCGAGGAAGTACCTTTAGACTTTCATTCACGCTTCTCAGCCAAAGGCAAGCAGTACCAATACTCGTTATATACTGGGGAAGTAATGCCTCCTACAGAGAGACTCTATGCGCTACATGCCCCTTTCTATCTTGACTTCGATCGTATCCGGGAGTGCCTTGACCTGCTGATTGGGACTCACGACTTTTCGTCATTTGAAAATTCAGGGTCAAGAGACAAGGAGAAAGAGTCAAGAAAAGGTGCTGTCAGAACGATCATGGTAGCCAAAGTCGATAATCTCGATAAATATCGGTACAATTTCACATTTATTGGTGAAGGCTTTTTACGCCATATGGTTCGAAATATTGTCGGCACCCTGCTTGAAGTCGGTAAAGGCCGGCGCACAGTCAACGAATTTGGCCATGCACTGCAAGCAAAGGACAGGTCTGCCGGTGGTGCTACTGCTCCCGCCCATGGCCTTCGGTTAATAAAAGTACTTTACTGA
- a CDS encoding LysR family transcriptional regulator → MSITLRQLEIFIAVAETAQVTKASKKLFVTQSAVSMALAELENQLGGSLFDRHGRSLLLNARGRYLLPLAKDITCQVSNVESIMSERNDTLEGHIDVVASTTLGNYILPYLIGAFKRVHPRVHVNLLVYNTTQAEKLVADGHSDVGYVEGILSKNSDIKVRPWFQDELVILCGPTDPLAHNESFDVNSDLEGKKWIMREKGSGTDATFREKMGDYLDKMNVVMEMGHPEAIKRAVESGAGLACLSSLSVCRETEHGWIKALKVKGLDMKRQLRVIQRKDKELTDELVEFLNFCDVMTTCNEDRVCLSSPWKLQSLLARHSAQKR, encoded by the coding sequence ATGTCTATCACCCTACGACAATTAGAGATATTTATAGCAGTTGCGGAGACCGCACAGGTCACCAAGGCAAGCAAAAAACTTTTTGTGACCCAGTCGGCCGTCAGTATGGCCCTGGCGGAACTCGAAAATCAACTCGGCGGGTCTCTTTTTGATCGTCATGGACGCAGTTTGCTGTTGAATGCGCGGGGAAGATATCTTTTGCCACTTGCGAAGGATATTACTTGTCAGGTGTCCAACGTCGAATCGATCATGTCTGAACGTAATGATACCCTCGAAGGACACATTGATGTCGTTGCAAGTACCACGCTCGGGAATTATATCCTGCCATATTTGATCGGCGCCTTTAAGCGAGTTCACCCAAGAGTGCATGTCAATTTACTGGTATATAACACTACACAGGCTGAAAAGCTGGTGGCCGATGGTCATAGCGATGTCGGCTATGTCGAAGGTATACTGAGTAAAAACAGTGATATTAAGGTGCGCCCCTGGTTTCAGGATGAGCTTGTTATATTGTGCGGACCTACCGACCCTCTTGCACACAACGAATCTTTCGATGTGAACAGTGATTTAGAGGGTAAAAAATGGATTATGCGCGAGAAGGGATCTGGCACTGATGCCACTTTCAGGGAGAAGATGGGTGATTATCTCGACAAAATGAATGTGGTTATGGAGATGGGTCATCCGGAGGCAATTAAAAGGGCTGTGGAGTCCGGCGCGGGGCTCGCGTGTTTGTCTAGTTTAAGTGTTTGTCGCGAGACGGAACATGGCTGGATTAAGGCTCTGAAGGTGAAAGGGCTGGATATGAAACGTCAGCTCAGGGTTATCCAGAGAAAAGATAAGGAACTGACTGACGAATTGGTAGAGTTTCTGAATTTTTGTGATGTTATGACCACCTGCAACGAGGACAGAGTTTGTCTTTCGTCGCCATGGAAACTACAGTCACTATTAGCCCGTCATTCTGCCCAGAAGCGCTGA
- a CDS encoding NADH-quinone oxidoreductase subunit A: MEPQFTELLYRDHILWVTAFTLGGLAFALGPIAIVYLLMPLKTRQILSKTEQYVECGMDPIGDSWIRYGIVFYLYALIFLAFDVDVLFLFPVAVAYNSEMFTSSIRDFVEIVIFVGILTLAVVYAWIKGVFTWERRTYLR, from the coding sequence ATGGAGCCTCAGTTCACCGAATTGTTGTACCGTGATCATATCCTCTGGGTCACGGCTTTTACCCTCGGCGGTCTCGCCTTTGCACTTGGACCTATCGCGATCGTCTATCTGCTAATGCCGTTAAAAACCCGGCAGATTCTCTCCAAAACCGAACAATACGTCGAATGTGGAATGGATCCTATCGGAGACAGCTGGATTCGATACGGCATTGTCTTTTATCTCTATGCCTTGATTTTCCTCGCTTTCGACGTCGACGTACTTTTTCTTTTTCCCGTAGCTGTAGCTTACAATTCTGAAATGTTCACGTCCTCTATCCGGGACTTCGTAGAAATAGTCATTTTTGTAGGAATTTTAACATTAGCGGTAGTTTACGCATGGATCAAGGGAGTATTTACGTGGGAACGGAGAACATACCTTCGATAA
- a CDS encoding NADH-quinone oxidoreductase subunit NuoB: MGTENIPSITEPVPSSIVQFAVADKLINICRANSLWPLTFGIACCAIEMMATGCARFDMSRFGAEVFRPSPRQSDVMIVAGTITKKMMPGIKTLYDQMPEPKWVMALGNCAISGGPFAFEGQYSIVLGADEFLPVDVYVPGCPPRPEALLQGIIELEHKLSGWKRFENPEASATMKA, from the coding sequence GTGGGAACGGAGAACATACCTTCGATAACTGAACCAGTACCCTCATCAATTGTCCAGTTTGCCGTTGCAGACAAACTTATCAACATCTGCCGTGCCAACTCATTATGGCCACTGACTTTCGGTATTGCCTGTTGTGCTATCGAGATGATGGCTACTGGTTGCGCACGCTTCGACATGTCCCGCTTTGGTGCCGAGGTGTTTCGCCCCTCGCCAAGGCAGAGTGACGTCATGATCGTTGCCGGTACTATCACTAAAAAAATGATGCCCGGCATCAAAACTCTTTACGACCAGATGCCCGAACCTAAGTGGGTAATGGCCTTGGGTAACTGTGCCATTTCCGGCGGACCGTTCGCCTTTGAGGGACAGTACAGCATTGTCCTCGGTGCAGATGAATTTCTCCCTGTGGATGTGTATGTGCCAGGATGTCCTCCTCGTCCTGAGGCTCTACTGCAAGGCATAATCGAACTTGAGCATAAGCTGTCCGGCTGGAAGCGCTTCGAAAACCCGGAAGCGTCAGCCACCATGAAAGCGTAG
- a CDS encoding NADH-quinone oxidoreductase subunit C codes for MIAETTLKALQALFPEPRPEETVADVSDVTEEIEQEDQESPPKDEPRPNGVIERDYAIHGYHLDAQVSPDQLLEAIDILDKAEFFIETITGVDWIKENQFEVIYDFSRYDFDICRVVIRTRVPRDEPVVPTITGIYTGANWHERETHDFFGIKFEGHPHLVPLLLPEDADFHPLRKDFKA; via the coding sequence ATGATTGCAGAAACAACCCTAAAGGCCTTACAGGCCTTGTTCCCCGAGCCTCGGCCAGAAGAAACAGTAGCAGATGTTTCTGATGTTACAGAGGAAATCGAGCAAGAAGATCAAGAATCACCTCCCAAGGATGAGCCCCGTCCTAACGGTGTTATCGAGCGTGATTACGCCATCCATGGGTACCACCTTGATGCCCAGGTCTCACCCGACCAGCTTCTCGAAGCCATCGATATCCTCGACAAGGCCGAATTCTTTATTGAAACCATAACCGGCGTGGACTGGATCAAGGAAAACCAGTTTGAAGTCATCTATGACTTCAGCCGCTATGACTTCGATATCTGCCGAGTTGTTATCAGAACCCGTGTTCCACGAGATGAGCCGGTTGTACCCACAATTACCGGAATCTATACCGGCGCAAACTGGCATGAGCGTGAAACACACGACTTCTTCGGAATCAAGTTTGAAGGACATCCACATCTTGTCCCTCTTCTTCTGCCCGAAGATGCAGATTTCCATCCACTTCGAAAGGATTTCAAGGCATGA
- a CDS encoding NADH-quinone oxidoreductase subunit D, with protein MSKPIKLGPDETFVLNVGPQHPATHGVLRVKMRMDGEYIVESETVIGYIHRMHEKMGELKTYPQFLMNLSRMDYLGAVGYSHGHVLCVEKAAGIEVPERAEYIRVIMVELNRIASHLFWFGAFVMDLGGFSPLMYALQDREHILDMMEKVTGSRLTYCYFRFGGLYNDIDDEFIEDARRFIPRMRKSLDKYHKLVTGNIIFRKRLEGNAHLSKETCRKYGASSAVARGSGINFDVRRNEPYSVYPEFDFDIPVFHECDSLARYNVRMAEIEQSLRIVEQALDKLPDGPIMPQKAPKIIKPPAGDYYQAVETARGSFGVRLVSDGGKTPYRMKLRSPTYSNMHLFDETCAGMLIMDALAFMGSLDLVIPEIDR; from the coding sequence ATGAGTAAACCTATTAAGCTTGGGCCGGACGAAACTTTTGTCCTGAACGTTGGACCCCAGCATCCTGCAACCCATGGTGTTCTTAGGGTTAAAATGCGGATGGATGGTGAGTATATCGTCGAGTCGGAGACCGTTATTGGTTATATCCACCGAATGCATGAGAAAATGGGTGAGCTCAAAACATACCCTCAGTTTCTCATGAATCTCAGCCGCATGGATTATCTTGGCGCAGTCGGCTATAGCCACGGCCATGTGCTCTGCGTAGAAAAAGCCGCGGGCATTGAGGTTCCGGAACGAGCTGAGTATATCCGCGTCATCATGGTGGAACTCAACCGGATTGCCTCGCATCTGTTCTGGTTTGGCGCCTTCGTAATGGATCTTGGTGGTTTCAGCCCACTGATGTACGCCCTGCAGGACCGCGAGCACATACTCGACATGATGGAAAAAGTGACAGGTTCCCGTCTCACCTACTGTTATTTCCGTTTTGGTGGTCTTTACAATGACATCGACGATGAATTCATCGAAGATGCCAGGCGCTTTATTCCACGCATGAGAAAATCTCTCGACAAGTATCACAAACTCGTTACCGGCAACATTATCTTCAGAAAGCGGCTGGAAGGCAACGCCCACCTTTCCAAGGAGACATGCCGCAAATACGGCGCATCCAGTGCTGTAGCGCGCGGCTCGGGAATTAACTTTGATGTACGTCGTAACGAACCATATTCAGTCTACCCTGAGTTTGACTTTGACATTCCGGTCTTCCATGAGTGCGACTCCCTTGCCCGATACAACGTACGCATGGCAGAGATTGAGCAATCACTCCGCATTGTAGAACAGGCTCTCGATAAGCTCCCTGATGGCCCGATCATGCCCCAAAAAGCACCAAAGATTATCAAACCGCCTGCAGGCGACTACTATCAGGCAGTGGAGACAGCCCGCGGCAGCTTCGGAGTACGCCTGGTAAGTGACGGGGGAAAGACTCCTTACAGGATGAAACTTCGTTCACCGACTTACTCAAACATGCATCTTTTTGACGAAACATGTGCAGGCATGCTGATCATGGACGCTCTTGCATTCATGGGCAGCCTGGACCTCGTTATCCCAGAGATCGACAGGTAA